A window of Microbacterium luteolum contains these coding sequences:
- a CDS encoding DUF3145 domain-containing protein: MATAYARGVVFVHSAPRALCPHLEWAVGRAIGRAVNFDWTEQPVLDGARRAEFYWDGPVGTGAALATAIRGWEHLRFEVTEDPTPRSDGGRWLHTPDLGIHYAQTDAAGNIVIGEDRIRYAMEISAGNAVELQRELDIALGSAWDEELEPFRHASDDARVVWLHKVG, encoded by the coding sequence ATGGCGACGGCTTACGCACGCGGAGTGGTTTTCGTCCACTCTGCGCCTCGCGCGCTCTGCCCGCACCTGGAATGGGCGGTAGGACGCGCCATCGGGCGTGCGGTCAACTTCGACTGGACCGAACAGCCCGTCCTCGACGGCGCCCGCCGCGCCGAGTTCTACTGGGACGGACCCGTGGGCACCGGGGCCGCTCTCGCGACCGCCATCCGCGGCTGGGAGCACCTCCGCTTCGAGGTCACCGAGGATCCCACGCCGCGCAGCGACGGCGGCCGGTGGCTGCACACGCCCGACCTCGGCATCCACTACGCCCAGACGGATGCGGCGGGCAACATCGTCATCGGCGAGGATCGCATCCGCTACGCGATGGAGATCTCCGCCGGAAACGCGGTCGAGCTGCAGCGCGAACTGGACATCGCGCTCGGCTCGGCCTGGGACGAGGAGCTGGAGCCGTTCCGCCACGCCAGCGACGACGCGCGCGTCGTCTGGCTCCACAAGGTCGGCTGA
- a CDS encoding DUF262 domain-containing protein, whose product MSTATNVEATAVNTIEWLATGTTTIVVPVYQRQYRWDIGGCERLLSDIRAVAGEDDAHRHFIGSILSAQDGQEPGSDLILIDGQQRITTLMLLVAALHHAVRDDDPTMAAALERVLVRPDSPGRTKLRPHDAWADLYESVVLDRRDDVDRESRFDDNYAFFRSQIHADEAPRIWSGLQKLEHVSITLGAQANAQQIFESLNSTGEPLRDHELIHNYILMGLTHAEQLDVETRFWLPIEQHTGEAIGAFWRHYLVMTTGRELAANGEHGVYSAFRRSFPRVDVAHLQADAENWRHFAEIYGVLLDPSREQDPEIARQLRYVNTFGRSTYPLVMSAYSDHTRGVIGREELIETLEWIQTMHLRRTLVNLPGERLIARLCRARTAGRDALARAFARITPSDERVSAVLKYSELPHAAYVLGRLEGVDDIEGFDVEHIVPSVPGDTWSGDGARPWSEYSEDEQNSHRALAPTLGNLTLLEQPLAERVFGASYPVKRVEAYARSTVPGTRTIGETASWGTAAITQRTVALTADLLRIWARPALPEIDDDGLTPILDAVRRRGWPAGWEHEFDYVEYRGERWEVPDVKYLFNRVFRRAWTDTPAAALAYCASHGGPIYDEMAWKGQWDDLDDTHFLYMGWDSNYMMTAVQGVLEESGIASEVFVKYSYIGNVM is encoded by the coding sequence ATGAGCACCGCGACCAACGTCGAGGCGACAGCAGTCAACACGATCGAGTGGCTCGCGACGGGGACGACGACCATCGTGGTTCCGGTGTATCAGCGGCAGTACCGGTGGGACATCGGGGGCTGCGAGCGGCTGCTCTCCGACATCCGCGCGGTGGCCGGCGAGGACGATGCGCACCGGCACTTCATCGGGTCGATCCTCTCTGCCCAGGACGGCCAGGAGCCGGGCTCCGACCTCATCCTCATCGACGGGCAGCAGCGCATCACGACGCTGATGCTGCTGGTCGCCGCCCTGCACCACGCCGTCCGCGACGACGATCCGACCATGGCGGCGGCGCTCGAGCGCGTACTGGTGCGCCCCGACTCCCCCGGTCGCACCAAGCTGAGGCCGCACGACGCCTGGGCAGACCTGTACGAGTCCGTGGTGCTGGACCGCCGCGACGACGTCGATCGCGAATCCCGGTTCGACGACAACTACGCCTTCTTCCGCAGCCAGATCCACGCCGACGAAGCCCCCCGCATCTGGAGCGGACTGCAGAAGCTCGAGCACGTGTCGATCACTCTCGGAGCGCAGGCGAACGCGCAGCAGATCTTCGAGAGCCTGAACTCCACCGGCGAGCCGCTGCGCGATCACGAGCTCATCCACAACTACATCCTCATGGGGCTGACGCACGCTGAGCAGCTCGACGTGGAGACCCGGTTCTGGCTGCCGATCGAGCAGCACACGGGTGAGGCCATCGGCGCGTTCTGGCGTCACTACCTCGTGATGACCACCGGCCGCGAGCTGGCGGCGAACGGCGAGCACGGCGTGTACAGCGCGTTCCGCCGATCGTTCCCCCGCGTCGACGTCGCCCATCTGCAGGCGGATGCCGAGAACTGGCGGCACTTCGCCGAGATCTACGGCGTCCTGCTCGATCCCTCGCGCGAGCAGGACCCTGAGATCGCGCGACAGCTCCGATACGTGAACACGTTCGGCCGGTCGACGTACCCGCTCGTGATGAGCGCCTACAGCGACCACACCCGCGGCGTCATCGGTCGCGAGGAGCTCATCGAGACGCTGGAGTGGATCCAGACGATGCACCTGCGCCGGACGCTCGTGAATCTGCCGGGCGAGCGTCTCATCGCCCGCCTGTGCCGGGCGCGCACGGCCGGCCGCGACGCCCTCGCCCGCGCGTTCGCGCGCATCACGCCGTCGGACGAGCGCGTGAGCGCCGTGCTGAAGTACAGCGAGCTCCCGCACGCGGCCTACGTGCTCGGCCGCCTCGAGGGCGTCGACGACATCGAGGGATTCGACGTGGAGCACATCGTCCCGTCCGTCCCCGGCGACACCTGGTCGGGCGACGGGGCGCGCCCGTGGAGCGAGTACTCGGAGGACGAGCAGAACAGCCACCGTGCTCTCGCGCCCACCCTGGGGAACCTCACCCTGCTCGAGCAGCCGCTGGCCGAGCGCGTCTTCGGAGCGTCGTATCCGGTCAAGCGCGTCGAGGCCTACGCCCGGAGCACGGTGCCTGGTACCCGGACCATCGGCGAGACGGCCTCCTGGGGCACGGCGGCGATCACGCAGCGCACCGTCGCGCTCACCGCCGACCTCCTGCGGATCTGGGCCCGCCCGGCTCTGCCCGAGATCGACGACGACGGCCTGACCCCGATCCTGGATGCGGTCCGCCGTCGCGGGTGGCCGGCCGGCTGGGAACACGAGTTCGACTACGTCGAGTACCGCGGAGAGCGCTGGGAGGTTCCCGACGTCAAGTACCTCTTCAACCGCGTTTTCCGCCGCGCGTGGACCGACACCCCGGCGGCAGCACTCGCCTACTGTGCGAGCCACGGCGGTCCGATCTACGACGAGATGGCATGGAAGGGGCAGTGGGACGACCTCGACGACACGCACTTCCTCTACATGGGCTGGGACTCGAACTACATGATGACCGCCGTGCAGGGCGTGCTGGAGGAGTCCGGCATCGCCTCGGAGGTCTTCGTCAAGTACTCCTATATCGGAAACGTAATGTGA